From Lycium ferocissimum isolate CSIRO_LF1 chromosome 12, AGI_CSIRO_Lferr_CH_V1, whole genome shotgun sequence, one genomic window encodes:
- the LOC132040947 gene encoding uncharacterized protein LOC132040947: MVYANCDHLERISLWDSLYSLADHMDLPWLVGGDFNVIMNEDEKTGGLPVFPDEYEDFAFCTNSCELFDINYKGSLFTWWSGRAGSDCIFKRLDRMITNSKLQDWFAHMEVEHLSRTGSDHAPLLLTCGEISYHIRKPFRFLKFWTEHESFLEVVNQAWSTDFEGDEFISFKSKLKNVKTTLSAWSTATFGDIFKQLTVREEVLKIKEQLFKEDPSPMNRMVLQQAQAELKKYVHYEGEFWRQKSHVTSFAEGDRNTRFCQQQFSQEVDPLDFDLLQHVPSMVDQDTNNQLVFEVYNVVKAFFDGQTLPKSITHTNLVLLPKKNNIETFGDMGSIRLSNFINKVISRVVQDKLEGLLPSLISPNQSGFVKGRCIIENVLLTHEVVADIRLRGKPANVVLKLDMAKAYDRVSWSYLIRVLRKMGFAEVFIDKVWRLIANNWHSILLNGQASGFFHSTKGVKQGDPLSPTLFILSAEVLSGALNSLFENKDFRSYGMPKWSANLNHLAYADGNNFFIC, encoded by the exons ATGGTATATGCAAACTGTGATCATCTGGAAAGAATCAGTTTATGGGATAGTCTGTATAGTTTGGCTGATCATATGGACTTGCCTTGGTTGGTGGGGGGTGACTTCAATGTCATTATGAATGAAGATGAGAAGACTGGTGGTTTAcctgtatttccagatgaataTGAAGATTTTGCATTTTGCACTAACTCATGTGAGCTGTTTGACATCAATTATAAGGGGAGTCTGTTTACTTGGTGGAGTGGGAGGGCAGGTAGTGACTGCATTTTCAAGAGATTGGATAGAATGATTACAAACTCCAAATTACAGGATTGGTTTGCACATATGGAAGTGGAACATTTATCCAGAACTGGCTCAGACCATGCCCCTTTATTACTTACTTGTGGTGAAATCTCATATCACATAAGAAAGCCTTTTAGATTTCTGAAATTCTGGACAGAACATGAATCATTCTTAGAGGTGGTTAATCAGGCATGGAGCACAGATTTTGAAGGTGATGAGTTTATCAGCTTTAAGTCAAAGTTGAAGAATGTGAAAACTACATTATCTGCATGGAGTACAGCAACATTTGGTGATATTTTCAAGCAGTTAACAGTAAGGGAAGAGGTGttgaaaattaaagaacaattatttaaaGAGGATCCTTCTCCTATGAATAGAATGGTGCTACAGCAAGCACAAGCAGAATTGAAGAAGTATGTTCACTATGAGGGCGAATTTTGGAGACAAAAGTCACATGTGACAAGTTTTGCTGAAGGAGACAGGAATACAAG ATTTTGTCAGCAGCAGTTCTCTCAAGAGGTTGATCCATTAGACTTTGATTTGCTACAACATGTTCCTAGTATGGTTGATCAGGATACTAACAATCAACTG GTCTTTGAGGTATACAATGTTGTCAAGGCTTTCTTTGATGGGCAGACTCTTCCTAAGTCAATCACACATACCAACCTGGTACTATTACCAAAGAAGAATAACATTGAGACTTTTGGTGATATGGGATCAATCCGTCTCAGTAACTTCATCAACAAGGTTATTTCTAGAGTGGTTCAGGATAAGCTGGAAGGCCTTTTACCTTCTCTGATATCTCCTAACCAGTCTGGTTTTGTTAAGGGCAGATGTATCATTGAAAATGTCCTTCTAACTCATGAAGTTGTGGCTGACATTAGACTAAGAGGAAAACCAGCTAATGTAGTGCTTAAACTTGACATGGCCAAAGCATATGATAGAGTATCATGGAGTTACTTGATCAGAGTTTTAAGGAAGATGGGATTTGCAGAAGTGTTCATAGATAAGGTTTGGAGGTTGATAGCAAATAACTGGCATTCCATACTCCTTAATGGCCAAGCTTCTGGTTTTTTCCACTCCACCAAGGGTGTAAAACAAGGAGATCCACTCTCTCCTACTTTGTTCATCTTATCTGCTGAAGTTTTATCTGGAGCATTGAACTCTTTATTTGAGAACAAGGATTTTAGAAGCTATGGAATGCCGAAATGGAGTGCAAATCTGAATCATCTGGCATATGCAGATGGCAATAATTTTTTCATCTGCTGA